A segment of the Promicromonospora sukumoe genome:
CTGCCGTCACGAGCCCGGTCCCCGCCCGGCTGCCCGACATCGTGTGGCGCGCCGGCATCGACCTCAACCCGCTGGACGTCCGCGACCCCGGCGACCTCGCCTGGCTGGAGGCCCTCGTCTGGCCCGAGCACGCCGACCGGGTCGAGACGCTGCGCGCCGCCGCCCGGGTGGTCGCGGCCGACCCGCCGCGCCTGGTGCGGGCCGACCTGCTGACCGGCGTCGCCGACCTGGTCGCCGCCGCGCCCGCCGAGGCAACCGTCGTCGTACAGAGCTCGGCGGTGCTCTACTACCTGACGCCCGCCGAGCTCGCGCAGTTCACGGCGACGATGGAGCACCTGCGCCGCACGCGCGGCGTCGTCTGGCTCAGCAACGAGGGCTGGACCGTCCTGCCCGACGTCGCCAGAAAGCTGCCCGCGGACGCCGACCCGCAGTTCATCCTGGCCCGCGACGGCGAGCCCGTGGCGCTCACCGACCCCCACGGCCGGTCGGTACGGCTGCTGTAGCCAGCAGCTCCCACAGCAGGTCGGGCCGCATCGGCAGGTCGCGCGGGCGCACGCCGGTGGCGTCGGCGACGGCGTTCGCGAGCGCCGGGGCCACGGGGTTGTACGGGGCCTCGCTCATGGACTTCGCGCCGCGCGGGCCGAGGCGGTCGACCGTGTCGGCGAACAGCACCTCGGTGGGTGGCACGTCCGCGGCCTGCGGCACCCGGTAGTGGCGCAGCCGGTCGGTCACGACCACGCCGTCGCGCACCACCATGCGTTCGGTCAGCGCCGAGCCGAGGGCCTGCGCCACGCCGCCCTCGATCTGCCCGCGGAGCTGCTCGGGGTTGATCACCACGCCGGCGTCGGCCGCCTGCACCGACTGGAGGATGCGCACGACCCCGGTCTCCCGCTGCACGGCCACCCGGAACCCGTGCACGTTGAACGCGACGGACCGCGGCGACCCATCATGCGTAGCCTCCGCACTCATCCCCACCACCCGCCCCACCCCGGCTCGTTGAGTGCTGGGTATTTGTCCTGTCGAATCGTTCTGAGAGGGCAAATACCCAGCACTCAACAGCTTGGCACGGAGGGCGGTGGCGGCCATCTGGACCGCAAGGCCCGCTACTACCGAGCCTGCGGAACCGAAGGCGCCCGTGTCGTAGCCGGACGTCGCCGTGTCCGACGGGCGCACGCGGATCCGCGAGACCGGCACGCCCAGCTCGGTCGCCGCGAGCTGCGCGTGCACCGTCGTGGTGCCGTTGCCGAACTCGGCGGTGCCGACGTCGACCACGAAGTCGCCGTCGTCCGCGACCGTGACCCGGGCGTGCGTGTAGTGCCCGCGCGGCGGGATCGTGGCGATCATCGCGAGCGCCACGCCGCGTCCCTCGGCCCAGCCGTCCGGGGCCGCCTCGCCGCGACCGGAGGCCAGGGCGTCCTCGACGAGGTCGAGGCACTGGTCCAGCCCGTACGACCCGTACTCCAGGTCCCCGTCCACGGGTTGCCCGACGACGAACGGGTCGCCCGGGCGGATGACGTTCCGTCGGCGCATCTCGACCCGGCCGATGTCGAGGCGCGCGGCGAGCTCGTCCAGCGCTCCCTCGATCGCGAACTGCACCTGCCCCAGCCCGTACCCGCGGAACGCTCCCGACGGCACGTTGTTCGTGTAGACCGACTCGGCGTCGACGCGCTTGTTCGGCGCGCGGTACACGGCCATGGACTCGTGCACCCCGTGGAACAGGACGCCGGGCGCGTGGTTGCCGTAGGCGCCGGTGTCGGCGAGGACGTCGATCGCGAGCGCGGTCAGCTCGCCGGTCGCGGACGCCCCGGCCCGCACCGTGACCCGGAACGGGTGGCGGCAGGGCACGGTGGTGAACTGCTGCTCGCGCGTGAGCTCCCACTGCACGGGCCGGCCGGTGCGCAGGGTCGCGAGGGCGACGACGTCCTCGACGAGGAGCTCCTGCTTGCCCCCGAACCCGCCGCCGACGCGGCCCGCGACCACCCGGACGCGGGCCTGCGGCAGGTCCAGGAGCCGGGCGAGCTCGTCGCGCACGAGGAACGGGACCTGCGTGGAGGTGCGCACGTGCAGGACGGCGCCGTCGGTCCCGGCGCTGGTCGAAGGGTCGCCCTCGGCTCCGGCGCGGTCGGTGTCGGGGCCCGGCTCCAGCCAGGCGCGGGCGCCGTGCGTCTCCAGCGCGACGTGGTTGACGCGGCTCGTGGTCCAGGTGCCGGTCACGGTCGCCGCCGACGCCGCGAGCGCCGCCTCGACGCCGGGCTGCCCGGGTTCGGCGTACTCCTCGTGGATCTGCACGACGACGTTCCGGCCCGCCTCGGCGACGCGGTGCTCGGCGGGCGTCTTGTCGGGGTGGAGCAGCGGGGCGCCCGGGCTCCGCGCGGCCTCGGGGTCGTGGACGGCGGACAGCACCTCGTAGTCGACGTCGACCAGATCGAGGGCGGCGCGGGCCTGCCGGGGCGTCTCGGCGACGGCGACCGCGACGCGCTGCCCCACGAACCGCAGGACGGGGTCGAGGATGCGGGTGTCGTCGGGGTCGTCGAGCCGGTTCTGGTGCCGCCCGGTCGAGTAGAGCGTGTCCGGGACGTCGTAGTGGGTGAGCACCAGGTGCACGCCGGGCGCGTCCCGGGCCGCCGTCGCGTCGATGCGCGTGATCCGCGCGTGCGGGTGGGGGCTGCCGAGCACGGCGACGTGCAGCAGGCCGGGCGGCTCGGGCTCGTCCAGGGTGTAGGCCTCCCGGCCGGTCACCACACGAGCGGCGGCCGGCGCGACGACGGCGCGGCCGAACGCCTGGCCCGGCTCCGGCACCTCGGTGTTCACGTGCCCGGCGAGGGCGTCACGGATCGACCGGTAGCCGGTGCAGCGGCAGAGGTTGCCCTTGAGCAGCTCGCCGGCGGGGCCGGGTTCGGGCGTGCCCGCGACCGTGCAGACCATGCCGGCCGTGCAGAAGCCGCACTGGAACCCGGCGGCCTCGACGAACGCGCGCTGCACGGGGTGCAGGTCTTCGGCGTCCGCGTCGAGGTCCCCGCCCGGGCCGAACCGGCCGAGCCCGTTGGCGGTGACCACCTCGGCGTCGACCGCGCGGTGCGCGGGCACCAGGCACGACTGCACCGGGGTGCCGTCGAGCAGCACGGTGCACGCTCCGCAGTCACCCGCGTCGCAGCCCTTCTTCACGACGGTGGTGCCCTGTTCCCGCAGGTAGGTGCGCAGGCACTGGCCCGGCCGGGGCTCGGCCGTGACGTCGGCGCCGTCGATCCTCATGCGCCGCTCCCCGTGCTCCGTGCAGTCCCCGCACTCGCCGGCCGAGACCGTGGAGGCCGGTGCCGCCGCAGGGCCGCGTGGCGGGACGTCTCGGGGTAAGTACATCCGCCGGGGGTGTGTTGCCCTGAGTAGACATTGTCGACGCAGAGCAACACACCCCGGGGTACAACTGTCTCCCCCGGCAGGCCGCTGCCCGTGCTCGTGCAAAGCCCGTTCGCGCCACGCCCGCTCGTACCCGCTGTGCTCATGCCGCACCACCCAGTTCTTCCAGTGCCTCGTGCGCCAGACGCCGGGTCATCGCGGCGCGCCAGGCTACGGAGCCGTGCGTGTCCTCGTACCAGCCGACGTCGCCGGCCCCGCCAGCCGTTTCGGCCACGCCGTTCGCACCAGCCACGTCAGCCGTGTCAGCCGCAGAGGCCGCGTCGATCGCGTCGATCAGCCGGTCCAGCCGGTCGTGCTCCCCGGGCGCGAGCTCCGCGAGCACGGGCCTCGGCACCGACCCGCTCAGGACGAGCAGCACCCGCCCCGGCCCGTCGCCACGACCGCCGTCGCCGCTACGGCCGCTCCCGCCACCGCCGGGCAGCGCCCGTCCCGTGACCATGGCCGCCGTCCGGCCGGTCGGGGTGAGCGAGGCCCGCCGGAACACGGTGCGCTGCCCGAGCACCGGACCCGGCACCCGCACCTCGCGCAGCACCTCCCCCGGTGCCAGGGCCGCCACGCCCGCGCCAGTGATTAGGTCAGCCACGGCGACCTCGCGCGAACCGGCAGCAGCGGAGCCGCCGTTCGGCGTCCACACCACCGCCCGCGCGTCGAGTGCCGCGAACAGGCCGATCATCGACCCGGCGGGCAGCCCGAGCGCCAGGTTTCCGCCGACGGTCGCGACCCGCGCGACCTTGGCCGAGAGCGACAGCGCGCTGACGCACTCCCCCACGATCCCAAGCGCGCGATACGGACCAGCCGCGCCGGCCGGGCCACCGAGAGAACCACGGCCCGCGAGCGACCCAGGGCCCCCGAAAGACCCGGCACCACCGACAGCCCCAGCACCCCCGAGCGCCCCTGGCCCGGCCTCCAGCTCCGCCAGGGTGCACGTGCCGGACACACGTAGCCCGGACCCGTCCATGGACCACGGCTCCCAGCCGAGCCCCGTCAGGTCCACCAGGCCGGTCACCCCGGCGGGCACTGGCTCCGAATACAGGGAGGTGCCCCCGCCCAGGAACGCCTCGCCGGGCCGCAGCACGCAGTCGGCGCGCGTCCGTGCGATCCGCACGGTGTCGATGTCCAGGTCCATGAAGCCGCAGGTCACCTCTCGTCGATCTCGCGGAGCAGCTCGTACCGGGCGTCGATCGCCTCCACGCGGGCGCCGGCGCCGTCGAGCGCCTCGTGCACCCGGTCGGACAGCATCGCGACGACGCTGACGGGCGCGACCAGCGAGTCGAACGCACCCTCGGTCGTGATGGGGCACTCGATCCACCAGGTCACGGTGCCGGCGAGGTGCCGCAGGCTGGAGTCGGCGAGCAGCAGCACGCGGACGCCGTCGGCCAGCAGGGCCTCGACCATCTCGCCCACGCGGAACGCGTGCCGCCGGATCGAGACCACGACGACGACGTCGTCGGGGCCGAGGCCCACCAGGTCGTCGGCGAGCGACTGGCCGGGGCCGGGCGCGAGGTGCACGCGCCCGCGCACCTGGATGAGGTTGCGCCGGAGCTGGGTCGCGGGACCGAGCGAACCCCGCCGTCCGACGACCACGACGTCGCGCGCGGTCGCGAGCGCTCCGGCGATTCCGTCGAGCGTCGCGTCGTCGAGCGCCGCGTAGACCTTCTCCAGGTTCTTGACCTCCTGCTCCAGCCGCTCGCGCAGCCCGGGCGCGGGGTCGACGGCGATCGGCAGGCCGCGCCCGCGCTGGGTGCGCAGGTCCTCGCGCAGCCCCTCGAAGTCCTCGTAGCCGAGCTTGCGGAACAGCCGGCTCATGGTCGCCTTCGAGACCCCCGCCAGGGCGGCGAGCTCGGTGGCGCGGTAGGTCCCGAGGTCGCCGAGGTGGTCGAGCAGGGCGTCGGCCGCGCGCCGCTCCTGCGGGGACAGCTCCCGGTAGCCGGCGGCGATGCGGTCCTCGAGCGGGCGGTCCGCGAGCGACGTCATGACGCCTCCTCGGCCAGCGCCAGCACCGCCGCCGTGTACGCGTCGAGCGCCAGGGCCACGTCCGCGGGGTCCACGTGCTCGTCCGGGTGGTGGCTGATGCCGTCGCGGCAGCGCAGGAACAGCATGCCGACGTCGGTCACGGCCGCCATCGCCATGCCGTCGTGGCCGGCCGGGCTCCACAGCCCCAGCGGGTCCGACGACGCCGCGGTCGCCTGCGTGATGCCCGTCGCCACGGCCTGGCTCAGCCGGGGCGAGCAGGCCGTCGACGGCGCCTCATGGGTCTCGGTGTGCTCGAACTCGACGCCCCGCGCGTCGGCGATCTCGCGCCCGGCGGCGGCGATCTGCTCCCACAGCGCGTCCCGGCCGGCGTCGGTGCGGCCGCGCAGGTCGAGGGTCAGCTCGGCGCGTCCGGGGATCACGTTGACGGCGCCCGGCTCCACGTGGAGCTCGCCGACGGTGGCCAGGCAGCCGGCCGCGATGGCCAGCTCCTCGATCCGGGTGACCAGGTGGGCCGCGGCGACCAGCGCGTCCCGGCGTCGGGCGAAGGGGGTGCCGCCCGCGTGCCGGGCCTCGCCGGTGACGGTCAGCACGAACCGCCGCGCCCCCGCGATGGACGTGACGTACGCCAGGGGCAGGTCCTCGGCCTCCAGCACGGGCCCCTGCTCGATGTGCGCCTCCAGGTATCCGACCAGGTCAGCGGGGTTCCGGGCGGCGTCGCCCACGCGGTCGGGGGCGAGGCCGAACTTCTCGAACGCGTCGCGCAGGGTCACGCCGTCGACGTCGGCCTGGTCCCACCACGCCTCGTCCCACTGGCCCGACGCCGCGCAGCTCCCGAGCAGCGCCTTCCCGAACCGGGTGCCCTCCTCGTCGGAGAACCCGACGACCTCCAACGCGAACGGCAGGGCGGTGTCGCGCAGCCGGTGCGCGACGGCGATCGCGAGGATCACGCCGAGCATCCCGTCGTACCGCCCGGCGTCGGGCACGGTGTCCAGGTGGGACCCGAGCACGAGCGCGGGCTCGCCCGCGGTGCCGGGGCGCTGGGGCGTGCCGTCGGCGGCGCGGCGGCCCCAGAGGTTGCCGGCGGCGTCGGTCTCGGTGTCCAGTCCGGCGTCGAGCATCCAGGCCCGCACGGCGATGTTCGCGGCGGCGTGCTCGGGCGAGAGGTACACGCGCTCCAGGGCGTCGGGCCGCGCGGAGTGGCGCGTCAGGTCGTCGCACCGGTCCATGACCCAGTCGGTGGTGCCGATCCTGCTCACAGGCGAGCCTCCTGCCCGACGACGGCGCCGTGGCCGGTCTCCTGGACGGCCGACGTCGCGCCGAGGTCGCCCTCGTACACCGCGAGCGCCGCCGTGACCCCGCCGCCCGCCGGGGCGGCGAACCCGAACCGGCGCAGCTCGTGCTCCAGCGCGGCCAGGGTGGTCAGCACGGCGTCGCGGCGGGAATTGAAGCCCATGGTGCCGATGCGCCAGACCACGCCGTGCAGGGGGCCGAACGAGGTGCCGATCTCGATGCCGAAGTCGTCCAGGAGGGCGCCCCGCACGGCGTCGCCGTCGACCCCCTCGGGGATGCGCACGGCGACCACGTTGTGCATCTTGTGCGCGACGTCGCCGAAGACCTCCAGGCCGAGCCGGAGCACCCCGGCGAGCATGGCGGCGCCGTGCCGGGCGTGCCTGTCCACCGCGGTCGCCATGCCCTCGGCGACCAGCAGGCGGGCGCACTCGCGGGCCGCGTAGAGCATGGACGTGGCCTCGGTGTGGTGGTTGAGGCGGCGCGGTCCCCAGTACTCCATGATCTGCGCGAGGTCGAGGTAGTTCGACTGGATCGGTACGCCGTGGGGCGCTACGTCGTCCGCGGTGCGAAGCCCGGCCTCGACGTGCCGGCGCCGCTCGATCGCGGCCACGGCGGCGGGCGAGAGCGTCACGGGGGCGCTGCCCGACGGGCCGCCCAGGCACTTCTGCAGCCCGGCGGTCGCGGCGTCGATACCCCACTCGTCGGTGTGGAACGGATTGCCGCCGAGCGTGGCGGTGGCG
Coding sequences within it:
- a CDS encoding DUF2332 domain-containing protein yields the protein MDTAAVYAHFAGSQARNGGSPTYEDWALGVAADDDVRALLDTLPEPKRQPNLLFAAARLAGAPSGRWAAVRTWLLTAWPDVEREMRARATQTNEPRRCATLVPTLAAIDGPVALVEVGASAGLCLYPDRYSYLYTSPDGVRTRLDPADGPSEVLLPCDIEGPVPAGLPSAVTSPVPARLPDIVWRAGIDLNPLDVRDPGDLAWLEALVWPEHADRVETLRAAARVVAADPPRLVRADLLTGVADLVAAAPAEATVVVQSSAVLYYLTPAELAQFTATMEHLRRTRGVVWLSNEGWTVLPDVARKLPADADPQFILARDGEPVALTDPHGRSVRLL
- a CDS encoding molybdopterin-dependent oxidoreductase, whose product is MRIDGADVTAEPRPGQCLRTYLREQGTTVVKKGCDAGDCGACTVLLDGTPVQSCLVPAHRAVDAEVVTANGLGRFGPGGDLDADAEDLHPVQRAFVEAAGFQCGFCTAGMVCTVAGTPEPGPAGELLKGNLCRCTGYRSIRDALAGHVNTEVPEPGQAFGRAVVAPAAARVVTGREAYTLDEPEPPGLLHVAVLGSPHPHARITRIDATAARDAPGVHLVLTHYDVPDTLYSTGRHQNRLDDPDDTRILDPVLRFVGQRVAVAVAETPRQARAALDLVDVDYEVLSAVHDPEAARSPGAPLLHPDKTPAEHRVAEAGRNVVVQIHEEYAEPGQPGVEAALAASAATVTGTWTTSRVNHVALETHGARAWLEPGPDTDRAGAEGDPSTSAGTDGAVLHVRTSTQVPFLVRDELARLLDLPQARVRVVAGRVGGGFGGKQELLVEDVVALATLRTGRPVQWELTREQQFTTVPCRHPFRVTVRAGASATGELTALAIDVLADTGAYGNHAPGVLFHGVHESMAVYRAPNKRVDAESVYTNNVPSGAFRGYGLGQVQFAIEGALDELAARLDIGRVEMRRRNVIRPGDPFVVGQPVDGDLEYGSYGLDQCLDLVEDALASGRGEAAPDGWAEGRGVALAMIATIPPRGHYTHARVTVADDGDFVVDVGTAEFGNGTTTVHAQLAATELGVPVSRIRVRPSDTATSGYDTGAFGSAGSVVAGLAVQMAATALRAKLLSAGYLPSQNDSTGQIPSTQRAGVGRVVGMSAEATHDGSPRSVAFNVHGFRVAVQRETGVVRILQSVQAADAGVVINPEQLRGQIEGGVAQALGSALTERMVVRDGVVVTDRLRHYRVPQAADVPPTEVLFADTVDRLGPRGAKSMSEAPYNPVAPALANAVADATGVRPRDLPMRPDLLWELLATAAVPTGRGGR
- a CDS encoding FAD binding domain-containing protein — translated: MDLDIDTVRIARTRADCVLRPGEAFLGGGTSLYSEPVPAGVTGLVDLTGLGWEPWSMDGSGLRVSGTCTLAELEAGPGALGGAGAVGGAGSFGGPGSLAGRGSLGGPAGAAGPYRALGIVGECVSALSLSAKVARVATVGGNLALGLPAGSMIGLFAALDARAVVWTPNGGSAAAGSREVAVADLITGAGVAALAPGEVLREVRVPGPVLGQRTVFRRASLTPTGRTAAMVTGRALPGGGGSGRSGDGGRGDGPGRVLLVLSGSVPRPVLAELAPGEHDRLDRLIDAIDAASAADTADVAGANGVAETAGGAGDVGWYEDTHGSVAWRAAMTRRLAHEALEELGGAA
- a CDS encoding MurR/RpiR family transcriptional regulator, yielding MTSLADRPLEDRIAAGYRELSPQERRAADALLDHLGDLGTYRATELAALAGVSKATMSRLFRKLGYEDFEGLREDLRTQRGRGLPIAVDPAPGLRERLEQEVKNLEKVYAALDDATLDGIAGALATARDVVVVGRRGSLGPATQLRRNLIQVRGRVHLAPGPGQSLADDLVGLGPDDVVVVVSIRRHAFRVGEMVEALLADGVRVLLLADSSLRHLAGTVTWWIECPITTEGAFDSLVAPVSVVAMLSDRVHEALDGAGARVEAIDARYELLREIDER
- a CDS encoding allantoate amidohydrolase; amino-acid sequence: MSRIGTTDWVMDRCDDLTRHSARPDALERVYLSPEHAAANIAVRAWMLDAGLDTETDAAGNLWGRRAADGTPQRPGTAGEPALVLGSHLDTVPDAGRYDGMLGVILAIAVAHRLRDTALPFALEVVGFSDEEGTRFGKALLGSCAASGQWDEAWWDQADVDGVTLRDAFEKFGLAPDRVGDAARNPADLVGYLEAHIEQGPVLEAEDLPLAYVTSIAGARRFVLTVTGEARHAGGTPFARRRDALVAAAHLVTRIEELAIAAGCLATVGELHVEPGAVNVIPGRAELTLDLRGRTDAGRDALWEQIAAAGREIADARGVEFEHTETHEAPSTACSPRLSQAVATGITQATAASSDPLGLWSPAGHDGMAMAAVTDVGMLFLRCRDGISHHPDEHVDPADVALALDAYTAAVLALAEEAS
- a CDS encoding pyridoxal-phosphate-dependent aminotransferase family protein; the encoded protein is MTQIHPPARLLMGPGPVDADPRVLRAMAAPLVGQFDPFMTDTMTEAMVLWRTVWDTANEQTLLVDGTSRAGIEAALVSLLEPGDRVLVPVFGRFGHLLAEIGARAGAEVHTIETEWGTVFEPGQIEDAVRRVRPRLLAVVHGDTSTTMAQPLADLGRIAHEHDALLYVDATATLGGNPFHTDEWGIDAATAGLQKCLGGPSGSAPVTLSPAAVAAIERRRHVEAGLRTADDVAPHGVPIQSNYLDLAQIMEYWGPRRLNHHTEATSMLYAARECARLLVAEGMATAVDRHARHGAAMLAGVLRLGLEVFGDVAHKMHNVVAVRIPEGVDGDAVRGALLDDFGIEIGTSFGPLHGVVWRIGTMGFNSRRDAVLTTLAALEHELRRFGFAAPAGGGVTAALAVYEGDLGATSAVQETGHGAVVGQEARL